A window of the Tropheryma whipplei str. Twist genome harbors these coding sequences:
- a CDS encoding phosphotriesterase family protein codes for MEVVLGFVRTIKGDVSPDLLGCVNCHDHLIRTGAGEVYLDKDHLLDSVDKAVEEASYFVQASKRWSQTATIIDMCPADCGRDVLKLVEVNNRIPGLHIVVATGFHREHVYLETKCHWVSRYSVNQIADLLIADIEEGVDAHDYSGPIVERTPYKAGVIKFASAYGQITEWEKKTQEAVAIAAKVTGAPINTHTTFGTAGLEQAKRFIELGVDPDQVAIGHIQRNADVYYLAQILKLGVYLELDGTYRIKYLPDSARVTLVRELGKQGFGKRLLLGTDSGKRSYQKAYGAVSGIDYDPSVFAPRLLDEGFDPDYVDDLLMYNAQTFFQVRR; via the coding sequence ATGGAGGTTGTTTTGGGATTTGTAAGGACGATAAAGGGTGACGTTTCGCCCGATTTACTTGGGTGTGTTAATTGCCACGATCATTTGATTCGTACCGGCGCCGGTGAGGTGTATTTAGACAAGGATCATTTGCTGGACAGTGTCGACAAGGCAGTTGAAGAGGCGAGTTATTTCGTTCAGGCTAGTAAGCGTTGGTCTCAGACGGCAACAATTATTGATATGTGTCCCGCCGATTGTGGGCGTGATGTCCTAAAACTTGTCGAGGTAAACAATCGGATTCCGGGACTTCATATAGTTGTAGCAACAGGCTTCCACCGCGAACACGTTTATCTAGAAACAAAATGCCACTGGGTGAGTCGCTATTCTGTGAACCAGATAGCTGATCTTCTTATAGCTGATATTGAAGAGGGAGTGGATGCCCATGACTATTCTGGACCAATTGTAGAAAGAACCCCTTATAAGGCTGGGGTTATAAAGTTTGCTTCTGCTTATGGCCAGATTACTGAATGGGAGAAAAAGACCCAGGAAGCTGTGGCGATAGCTGCGAAGGTTACCGGTGCACCGATCAACACACATACAACTTTTGGCACAGCCGGTCTTGAACAGGCAAAGCGGTTTATTGAATTGGGTGTTGATCCAGATCAGGTTGCTATAGGCCATATACAGCGAAATGCTGATGTGTACTATCTAGCACAGATACTAAAACTTGGCGTTTATCTCGAGCTTGATGGGACGTATAGGATCAAATATCTCCCTGATAGTGCACGGGTAACGCTTGTGCGTGAACTTGGCAAGCAGGGTTTTGGCAAGCGACTCTTGCTCGGTACCGATTCTGGAAAGCGGAGTTATCAAAAGGCTTACGGTGCGGTGAGTGGCATTGATTACGATCCTTCAGTATTCGCCCCTCGACTGCTGGATGAAGGTTTTGATCCTGATTATGTTGATGATCTGCTTATGTACAATGCACAAACTTTCTTTCAGGTCAGGCGGTAA
- a CDS encoding 50S ribosomal protein L25/general stress protein Ctc: MGVLFVFALGLRATRVLFGGSMVYPVVEAESRVGFGKGFARRARAAGKIPAVAYGLKRAPEHVLLPAAQMSLIMRRANALLQLKIDARESLVLIKQVQRDRIRNIIEHLDMLFVNEDDAVTIRVPLRFVGQSYAGTVTSVENYSVAVTLQVSQIPEALVVDVSGLQAGRRIFASDIALPDGALLVSPPRLLIAKVDPVRRATQESPPD; this comes from the coding sequence GTGGGTGTGCTGTTTGTATTTGCGCTTGGTCTGCGCGCCACGCGTGTGTTATTCGGGGGTTCTATGGTGTATCCGGTTGTAGAGGCCGAGAGCAGGGTTGGTTTTGGTAAAGGGTTTGCGCGCCGTGCACGCGCCGCCGGCAAGATACCTGCTGTTGCGTATGGCCTTAAAAGGGCACCTGAGCATGTTTTGCTGCCGGCAGCGCAGATGTCTCTCATTATGCGTAGAGCCAATGCCCTTCTGCAACTCAAGATTGATGCCCGCGAATCTTTGGTTCTTATAAAGCAGGTTCAGAGAGATCGCATCAGGAACATCATTGAGCATTTGGATATGCTGTTTGTAAATGAAGATGATGCAGTGACCATTCGTGTTCCGCTGCGCTTTGTTGGTCAAAGCTATGCGGGCACCGTGACTTCTGTCGAGAATTATTCGGTTGCTGTAACCCTGCAGGTGTCTCAAATCCCCGAAGCTCTTGTTGTTGATGTGTCAGGCTTGCAGGCCGGCAGGCGTATTTTTGCATCTGATATTGCGCTTCCTGATGGTGCTTTACTTGTCAGCCCGCCACGCTTGCTCATTGCAAAGGTCGACCCTGTCCGCCGTGCCACCCAGGAATCTCCCCCAGACTAA
- the pth gene encoding aminoacyl-tRNA hydrolase: protein MAGLGNPGPSYDKTRHNVGQMVLDILSGGARFRRHKTNNFYLSLGDILLVKPDAYMNLSGPVIASLMKFHSVSDLLVLHDDIDLPLGTLRFKQGGGTAGHRGLRSISDCLGSDYARLRVGIGRPENNQSIEDFVLSNFSPVQTDIISRTIQLAAEAVLHLRDNGFVGVKQFIAQTKLPSRT, encoded by the coding sequence GTGGCTGGCCTTGGTAACCCTGGCCCTTCGTATGACAAGACGCGGCACAATGTTGGCCAGATGGTTCTTGATATCTTGTCAGGAGGTGCGCGTTTCAGGCGTCACAAAACGAATAATTTTTATCTTTCACTCGGTGATATCTTGCTCGTCAAACCGGATGCGTATATGAATTTATCGGGTCCCGTTATTGCGAGCCTGATGAAATTTCATTCTGTATCAGACCTACTTGTTCTGCATGACGATATTGACCTTCCTCTCGGCACGCTTCGATTCAAGCAAGGCGGGGGTACTGCCGGCCATAGAGGTCTTAGAAGTATAAGTGATTGCCTTGGTTCTGATTACGCAAGATTAAGGGTTGGTATAGGCAGGCCAGAAAATAACCAAAGCATCGAAGACTTTGTCTTGTCAAACTTCTCTCCTGTTCAGACAGACATTATCAGCAGAACAATACAGCTGGCCGCAGAGGCCGTTTTGCATCTGAGAGACAATGGCTTTGTTGGCGTAAAACAATTCATAGCCCAAACCAAATTGCCCTCTCGGACTTAA
- a CDS encoding metal ABC transporter substrate-binding protein, with protein MSVGGLIVQFLSNRSAGLCESITGGVLSNEGASSSGSLVRRSVLRRLVFWAAAFVSVSLFTTACLAKSEDKTVKPVVYTSFGVLESITKSIAGDKLTVRSIVPQGGSVHEYEPKPIDVKDLANAKMLIVNGLHLEDEWLDKVLVDFKGVKVTASKGIALILIAEDRSSGTPNPHAWVSPKDGAIYAKNITEFLSELDPKNKAYYQEHGGALEKRLQSLSEEFEKSIAKIPAAYRALVTCEGAFSYVAQAGGLEERYLWPVNSENAETSKKVGELVDFVKGRKLPYVFCEYGVNTKFIEQVIHDSGGIAKLGGLFYVDGLVDKDGHAITYEQAIEQNIKVISETLGSSR; from the coding sequence GTGTCTGTAGGGGGTTTAATCGTGCAGTTCTTGAGCAATCGTTCGGCTGGGTTGTGTGAGTCTATTACCGGAGGGGTTTTGTCAAACGAAGGCGCCTCTTCATCCGGAAGTCTGGTCCGGCGATCGGTTTTACGGCGTCTGGTCTTTTGGGCTGCTGCATTCGTGTCTGTGTCTCTGTTTACTACTGCCTGTCTTGCCAAAAGCGAGGATAAAACAGTTAAGCCAGTCGTGTACACCTCGTTCGGGGTATTGGAAAGCATAACCAAGAGTATTGCCGGCGATAAACTGACGGTGCGCAGCATAGTGCCACAGGGCGGGTCTGTGCACGAATATGAGCCAAAGCCAATTGATGTAAAAGATCTTGCAAACGCAAAGATGTTAATCGTAAATGGCCTTCATCTGGAGGATGAGTGGCTCGATAAGGTCCTGGTTGACTTCAAGGGCGTAAAGGTCACTGCCTCGAAGGGTATTGCGCTAATTCTAATCGCCGAAGACAGATCTTCCGGTACCCCCAATCCGCATGCATGGGTCTCTCCAAAGGATGGTGCGATATACGCAAAAAACATAACAGAGTTCCTGAGTGAGCTTGACCCGAAGAATAAGGCCTATTACCAAGAACATGGCGGGGCGTTGGAAAAGAGGTTGCAGAGTCTGTCAGAAGAATTTGAGAAATCCATTGCAAAGATTCCTGCCGCGTACAGGGCTCTAGTCACCTGCGAGGGGGCTTTTAGTTACGTGGCGCAGGCGGGAGGTCTGGAGGAAAGGTATCTATGGCCCGTCAATAGCGAAAATGCCGAGACATCCAAAAAAGTTGGCGAGCTTGTTGACTTTGTGAAGGGGCGCAAGCTTCCGTATGTGTTCTGCGAATACGGAGTAAATACGAAATTTATCGAGCAGGTAATTCATGATTCTGGCGGCATCGCAAAATTGGGTGGCCTGTTTTACGTAGACGGGTTGGTTGACAAAGATGGTCACGCCATTACGTACGAGCAAGCCATAGAGCAGAATATAAAGGTGATTTCTGAAACCCTTGGGTCAAGCAGATAG
- a CDS encoding NUDIX hydrolase, whose translation MSEAQNGSIPNDKWVIQIAAGTICWRQRDDAEVEILTISRRGYGGVSFPKGKREPGESLHLTAFRETLEETNVTVRLGQFIGESSYSFLGSADYPNRSGHAMRNANTRQGRKQLIKKQVHYWAAKPRVIEKFLSNDEVQKIHWIKASDIKRAQLHKSDMEIANKFLDLYKRRAELFHGKTVILLRHAHTHGEDALSPLGMQRSQTLPVELSPWAPEKIYCSPKQRCIQTVHPLSKTGIDVLNDPALGGESGDNILENIREYPGECILICTHAPLIASTLSALGVEQTNIAPGEYRVVTL comes from the coding sequence ATGAGCGAGGCGCAAAATGGATCAATCCCAAACGACAAGTGGGTGATACAAATTGCTGCTGGCACCATATGTTGGCGACAGCGAGATGATGCAGAAGTGGAAATTCTGACCATAAGTCGTCGCGGATACGGCGGCGTATCCTTTCCAAAAGGAAAGAGAGAGCCAGGCGAAAGTCTCCATTTGACAGCGTTTCGGGAAACTCTGGAAGAGACGAATGTAACAGTTAGGTTGGGGCAGTTTATTGGGGAAAGCTCCTACTCATTTTTAGGTTCTGCAGACTATCCAAATAGAAGTGGTCACGCCATGAGGAATGCAAATACCAGGCAGGGCAGAAAACAGCTAATCAAGAAACAGGTTCATTACTGGGCCGCAAAGCCAAGGGTTATAGAGAAATTTTTATCAAATGACGAAGTTCAGAAAATACACTGGATAAAAGCTTCGGATATTAAAAGGGCTCAGCTACACAAGAGCGATATGGAAATCGCAAATAAATTTCTTGATCTATACAAAAGAAGAGCAGAGCTGTTTCATGGAAAAACTGTTATTCTTCTGAGGCATGCACACACACACGGAGAGGATGCTCTGTCACCGTTAGGCATGCAGCGTTCACAAACACTTCCCGTTGAACTATCGCCCTGGGCGCCGGAAAAAATATACTGCTCACCAAAACAGAGATGCATACAGACCGTCCATCCGCTATCCAAAACAGGAATAGATGTACTCAACGATCCAGCACTTGGCGGTGAGAGCGGTGACAATATCTTGGAGAATATAAGGGAATATCCGGGGGAATGTATCTTGATCTGTACCCATGCGCCGCTTATAGCATCAACACTCAGCGCCTTAGGTGTTGAGCAAACAAATATCGCACCGGGAGAATACAGGGTTGTAACCCTGTAG
- a CDS encoding YgfZ/GcvT domain-containing protein, which yields MGKSKMVEKDHYGSIFHEQRDLYAGKSVVPLDPARVLRLFGEDRFKILHAISTQDYTQPMISTETLFLNSQGRVINRACVVAAQECAWLFCDSGKLAGQLAEYLLSMRFTLKFDIEPVKELFFYAGFCDPPERLAEWQDPWPNICPGGYSYAPTDLEQPPWGIKFFLCRTQLSGPFSGTHALLAGLIAAGRPSMREVDELSLPHELGWLRTAVHLTKGCYRGQELVAKLHNLGRPPRRMVRLMLDGQLPMPDAVILCDGKRVGRVTSVANHWELGPIALGVVKRSVPEGKVLLVDSEQGPISALVETLVSPDSGSVASVPRMKRLT from the coding sequence GTGGGTAAATCGAAAATGGTTGAAAAAGATCACTACGGGTCCATTTTTCACGAGCAACGTGATTTGTATGCCGGTAAGTCTGTTGTTCCGCTTGACCCTGCGCGAGTGCTTCGCCTCTTTGGCGAGGACAGGTTTAAAATCCTCCACGCAATCAGCACTCAGGACTATACCCAACCCATGATTTCGACCGAAACACTTTTTTTGAACTCTCAGGGCAGGGTTATCAATAGAGCCTGCGTTGTAGCTGCCCAAGAATGCGCGTGGCTGTTTTGTGATTCTGGCAAGCTCGCGGGACAGCTTGCCGAATACCTTCTTAGCATGCGGTTTACACTGAAATTTGATATTGAACCGGTAAAGGAGCTTTTTTTCTATGCCGGGTTTTGCGATCCACCAGAGCGTCTTGCTGAATGGCAGGATCCATGGCCCAATATCTGCCCGGGCGGTTATTCGTACGCCCCCACAGATCTTGAGCAACCCCCGTGGGGGATTAAGTTTTTTCTGTGCAGAACACAACTTTCGGGGCCTTTTTCGGGCACTCACGCACTACTGGCAGGTTTGATTGCCGCAGGCCGCCCCAGCATGCGAGAAGTTGATGAGTTAAGCCTGCCTCACGAGCTCGGTTGGTTGCGCACTGCGGTTCATCTGACTAAAGGCTGTTACCGGGGTCAGGAACTTGTCGCTAAGCTGCACAATCTCGGTCGCCCGCCACGCCGTATGGTGCGGCTTATGCTGGATGGCCAGCTTCCCATGCCCGATGCGGTAATACTGTGTGATGGTAAACGGGTTGGCCGTGTTACATCTGTTGCTAATCATTGGGAGCTTGGCCCAATCGCTCTTGGGGTTGTAAAACGCTCTGTTCCTGAGGGCAAGGTATTGCTTGTTGACTCTGAACAGGGCCCAATCTCTGCTCTGGTTGAGACCTTGGTGTCTCCAGATTCCGGGTCTGTTGCATCTGTGCCGCGCATGAAAAGGCTAACATAA
- a CDS encoding L-ribulose-5-phosphate 3-epimerase, whose protein sequence is MSIEIGIYEKAIRRRETWSEFFAAAAAAGFAFVDLSVDESDERIERLTWPDTRRCELRAAANREGIALGGICLSVHRKIAPASQDAAVRDRARLFLRQGVDLCSSLGIPILQLAGYYDYYGMPHPDSRKLFIDFLHYSAAYASLNGVVLGVENVDTNGITSIISGREAVEQVGSPWLKLYPDIGNLTERQLSTRQELAAGRGFMFALHAKDTRPGEPRRVPMGCGHVPWKEAFDELHRQNWSGRMMIEMWNDDSPDSERIASRAREFITARLGESGIAVVSKAC, encoded by the coding sequence GTGTCAATAGAGATTGGTATATACGAGAAGGCGATTAGACGGCGTGAGACCTGGAGTGAGTTTTTTGCAGCCGCTGCTGCTGCAGGATTTGCGTTTGTTGATCTGTCTGTCGACGAAAGTGATGAAAGAATAGAGCGCCTCACTTGGCCTGATACCAGAAGATGCGAACTTAGGGCCGCTGCTAACCGTGAAGGTATTGCCCTCGGCGGTATATGCCTTTCTGTTCACAGGAAGATTGCCCCGGCCAGCCAAGACGCTGCCGTGCGCGATAGGGCCCGCCTGTTTCTCCGTCAAGGTGTTGATTTGTGCTCTAGTCTTGGTATCCCGATTCTGCAGTTGGCTGGTTACTATGATTACTATGGGATGCCGCATCCCGATTCGCGAAAGCTGTTTATAGATTTTTTACACTATTCTGCTGCCTATGCGTCTTTGAACGGGGTCGTTCTTGGTGTTGAGAATGTGGATACAAATGGGATAACCTCGATTATTTCAGGCAGGGAGGCTGTTGAACAGGTGGGATCTCCTTGGCTTAAGCTGTATCCTGATATAGGTAATTTGACCGAGCGACAATTGAGTACTCGGCAGGAACTTGCAGCTGGTAGAGGATTTATGTTTGCTTTACATGCTAAGGATACTCGTCCCGGTGAACCTCGTCGTGTCCCGATGGGTTGTGGGCATGTTCCGTGGAAAGAGGCCTTTGATGAGCTGCATCGTCAAAACTGGTCCGGACGAATGATGATAGAGATGTGGAATGATGACAGTCCTGACTCTGAGCGCATTGCCTCGCGCGCTCGGGAGTTCATAACTGCACGGCTCGGTGAGTCTGGTATCGCTGTTGTCTCTAAGGCATGTTAG
- a CDS encoding 2,3-bisphosphoglycerate-dependent phosphoglycerate mutase: MDNLVLLRHGNSLWNQENLFTGWVDVRLSELGEKEAKTAGQLLREANRYPDVLFTSLLTRSIQTAHIALMEIDRVWLPTFRSWRLNERHYGSLQGKNKAQVLEEFGEEQFNSWRRGYDTPPPPLHSQADDPRYEEPPPLSESLKDVQNRLLPYWQGVILPHLVAGKVVLVVAHGNSLRALVKHLECISDTDVCQLNIPTGIPLVYSIDPSGCATHPGRYLP, encoded by the coding sequence ATGGATAATCTAGTTTTGCTACGTCACGGGAATAGCCTATGGAATCAAGAGAATCTTTTTACTGGCTGGGTTGATGTTCGCCTGAGTGAACTTGGCGAGAAAGAGGCGAAAACTGCCGGGCAACTCTTGCGTGAAGCCAACAGATACCCTGATGTCTTGTTCACCTCTCTGCTAACCCGTTCTATTCAAACGGCTCATATAGCACTCATGGAGATCGATCGTGTTTGGCTGCCAACTTTTCGTAGTTGGCGATTGAACGAGAGACATTACGGAAGCTTACAGGGTAAAAATAAAGCCCAGGTACTGGAGGAGTTTGGTGAAGAGCAGTTCAATTCCTGGCGCCGTGGTTACGATACACCCCCGCCACCGCTGCACAGCCAAGCTGATGACCCCCGCTATGAGGAGCCACCACCCCTTTCAGAGTCACTGAAGGACGTACAGAATAGACTTCTGCCTTATTGGCAGGGTGTGATTCTTCCGCATCTTGTTGCCGGAAAGGTTGTTCTTGTGGTTGCTCACGGAAATTCTTTGCGTGCCCTTGTGAAACACCTCGAGTGCATATCGGATACAGACGTGTGTCAGCTCAATATTCCGACTGGCATACCCCTTGTGTATTCTATTGACCCTTCGGGTTGTGCAACACATCCCGGTAGATATTTGCCCTAG
- a CDS encoding GNAT family N-acetyltransferase, whose amino-acid sequence MSLSEKLLVREVPFDESRLRKVAAVCQQFDSHPPFSDYTLLGKPSVLCLMSDKTLHNSTGSDFFCPNPLDIEWQITLGIALVNGNEAEMVIIPGHRKNGYGTYFLNEIRKRIPGDVKFWAHGAHPAALALAKRYGATEERVVCIMHLKNPRARVKSLLQSLSRMRWIEYAKRVLQKVAFLSRRGAVESVTYRCFRTGRGTKATRDEIEWLALNAEIFKDHPEYGKLTINDLRLCYSQPWFSRKRFILAIKNGKVAGYVWIKLNKHSRKGEIYSLGSTGGGLGSKLLERALDIMYRRGVELIFLYVDETNKKAINLYRKFNFAEVERDILFNVRGGR is encoded by the coding sequence ATGTCATTGTCTGAAAAACTGCTTGTCAGAGAGGTGCCATTCGACGAAAGTCGATTGCGGAAAGTTGCCGCTGTCTGCCAGCAATTTGACTCACACCCTCCTTTTTCTGACTATACGCTTTTGGGCAAGCCAAGCGTATTATGTCTTATGTCTGACAAAACCCTGCATAACTCGACTGGAAGTGATTTTTTCTGTCCAAATCCCCTTGATATAGAGTGGCAAATTACATTAGGTATAGCCCTCGTAAACGGCAATGAGGCAGAAATGGTGATAATTCCAGGGCACAGGAAAAACGGTTACGGGACATACTTCCTCAATGAAATACGTAAGCGTATCCCGGGCGATGTAAAATTCTGGGCACACGGAGCCCATCCAGCCGCGCTGGCCCTTGCAAAAAGATATGGGGCTACAGAGGAACGTGTTGTGTGCATAATGCATCTCAAAAACCCCAGAGCGCGAGTAAAATCCTTGTTGCAATCCCTTAGTCGAATGCGGTGGATTGAATATGCAAAGCGAGTTTTGCAAAAAGTGGCGTTCTTATCACGCAGAGGAGCGGTAGAGTCAGTTACCTATAGGTGTTTTAGGACAGGTAGGGGCACGAAAGCAACTCGTGATGAGATTGAATGGCTAGCCCTCAATGCAGAAATTTTTAAAGATCATCCGGAGTATGGGAAGCTGACGATAAATGACCTCAGGCTTTGCTACTCGCAACCTTGGTTTAGCAGGAAAAGATTCATACTTGCGATAAAGAATGGGAAGGTTGCGGGTTATGTTTGGATAAAACTCAATAAGCACAGCCGTAAAGGGGAAATTTACTCTCTGGGAAGCACCGGTGGTGGATTGGGTAGCAAATTATTGGAGCGAGCGCTTGACATAATGTACAGAAGGGGTGTTGAACTCATTTTTTTATATGTCGATGAGACAAACAAAAAAGCAATAAACCTCTATAGAAAATTTAATTTCGCAGAAGTTGAAAGAGACATTTTGTTCAATGTACGGGGAGGAAGATGA
- a CDS encoding 3-keto-L-gulonate-6-phosphate decarboxylase UlaD codes for MTRAVIEHPSRPLLQVALDTFDLSSALGPLQKSIEHVDVIEVGTILCLSEGMSAVRAISALYPRKPVLADVRIVEAGKIIASLAFESGAGLVSVVSGASDTTVKQVCTVAQRFGGQVQVEIGQYYSDERAKVWHDLGVSHVIVKRSRDAEGTSGDSAWTEDSFEQIKYLADLGFMVTVTGGIRVDTLAQFSGLPVSIFIAGRAIIGADCPSSAASSFQKEIGELWR; via the coding sequence ATGACTCGCGCTGTTATAGAACATCCCTCGCGGCCGCTTCTTCAGGTTGCACTCGATACATTTGACCTTTCAAGCGCCCTGGGGCCTCTGCAAAAATCTATTGAGCATGTCGATGTGATAGAGGTTGGCACCATTCTGTGTTTATCAGAAGGGATGTCTGCCGTGCGCGCAATAAGTGCACTTTACCCGCGAAAGCCCGTTTTGGCTGATGTAAGAATTGTTGAGGCTGGGAAGATAATTGCGAGTTTGGCATTCGAATCGGGCGCAGGCTTGGTTTCTGTTGTTTCTGGTGCCAGTGATACGACTGTCAAACAGGTATGTACGGTGGCGCAAAGATTTGGTGGGCAGGTTCAGGTTGAGATAGGGCAGTATTATTCAGATGAGCGCGCGAAAGTTTGGCATGATCTTGGTGTTTCCCACGTTATAGTCAAGCGCTCAAGAGATGCGGAAGGAACATCGGGTGACTCTGCCTGGACGGAAGATAGCTTTGAGCAAATAAAGTATCTGGCTGATCTTGGTTTTATGGTCACAGTCACGGGGGGAATACGTGTTGATACCCTTGCTCAGTTTTCAGGCCTTCCGGTTTCGATATTTATTGCGGGGCGTGCCATCATTGGCGCAGACTGTCCGTCTTCTGCTGCAAGCAGTTTTCAAAAAGAGATAGGCGAATTGTGGCGCTGA
- a CDS encoding MscL family protein, whose product MFAGFRDFIARRNVVDLSAAVVIGAASTAVINAIVDDIFSPLISAALSSSKIENSLVLTIPTLSHGHVQLKFGTVLLALIKFVLVSAVVYFVIILPLNHLKDIRRTLGNSLPGPLGALSAIISGGKNTKDEDPDKDELADGQSSAETKVGNDGTGSEELSDTRPSGSLEGDTVTKLLMEIRDLLLLMGEMDNKKSKDHSERGL is encoded by the coding sequence ATGTTTGCTGGATTCCGTGATTTTATAGCACGCAGGAACGTTGTCGATCTCTCGGCTGCGGTTGTAATCGGTGCAGCTTCAACCGCTGTTATAAACGCAATTGTGGATGACATCTTCAGTCCCCTTATAAGCGCAGCACTAAGCTCTAGCAAAATCGAAAACAGTCTCGTGCTGACAATACCAACCCTATCCCACGGACATGTACAACTGAAGTTCGGCACTGTTCTTCTAGCGCTAATAAAATTTGTTCTTGTTTCAGCGGTTGTGTACTTTGTGATAATCCTGCCTCTGAACCACCTCAAAGACATCAGGCGGACCCTCGGAAACAGTTTGCCAGGGCCTTTGGGGGCATTATCGGCGATTATATCTGGGGGTAAAAACACAAAAGATGAGGATCCTGATAAAGACGAACTAGCTGATGGTCAATCGTCCGCAGAAACTAAGGTTGGTAATGATGGCACGGGCTCGGAAGAGTTGAGTGATACGCGACCCTCGGGTTCCCTCGAGGGTGATACGGTAACAAAACTGTTGATGGAGATTCGTGATCTGTTACTCCTGATGGGCGAAATGGATAATAAGAAGAGTAAAGACCATTCCGAAAGAGGACTCTAA
- a CDS encoding vitamin K epoxide reductase family protein: protein MGVALQKGAVRFIAITACGIVGVALSLLVTLEKIAVLGDPHHVPACSLSKLVNCLSVLDSPEASLFFGIPNSLIGLIGFSVVTSFGVFGIAFGTFPQWLWTCFTVGMLSATLFCIFLSYVSSFLIGAVCLYCVGVWVVSSLGFALGLSPTLHNTRFAILCGYGPLAFGSCIIYFASVLIFGVFL, encoded by the coding sequence TTGGGGGTTGCACTGCAGAAGGGTGCCGTTAGGTTCATCGCGATTACAGCTTGTGGGATAGTAGGTGTCGCCCTTAGCTTACTCGTCACGCTTGAAAAGATAGCTGTTCTGGGCGATCCCCACCATGTGCCCGCCTGTTCTTTGAGCAAGCTCGTCAATTGTCTTTCCGTTTTGGATTCTCCCGAGGCTTCCTTATTCTTCGGTATTCCGAATTCACTAATTGGACTTATTGGCTTTTCTGTTGTTACCAGTTTTGGCGTTTTTGGGATCGCATTTGGCACCTTTCCCCAATGGCTCTGGACTTGCTTCACCGTTGGTATGCTTTCCGCGACGTTGTTCTGCATTTTCTTATCGTATGTTTCGTCATTTCTGATTGGAGCTGTGTGTTTGTATTGTGTTGGCGTGTGGGTTGTCAGCAGCCTGGGTTTTGCACTTGGCCTTTCGCCGACTTTACACAATACAAGGTTCGCGATTCTTTGCGGTTATGGACCATTGGCCTTTGGTAGTTGCATTATTTACTTTGCATCTGTTCTGATCTTCGGCGTCTTTCTATAA
- a CDS encoding ABC transporter ATP-binding protein — protein MNRQGCDVLRGSVLSVSDLSVVYGDVVAMRDATFEVASGVVCGIIGMNGSGKSSLFNSIVGNVRPARGSISIFGLSPVAAMKRGMVAYAPQRESIDWNFPISVREVVMMGRYGFMSLSRRASQTDRDKVTQALEMTELVELADRQIGQLSGGQKKRAFVARAIAQGAKLLLLDEPFAGVDKKSEGMIVQLIRQLCEKGCCVLVSTHDLNTLHGLCNEAILVKNRILMHNTCEVVLRPNNLAMAFGLDPGYGTSKNNNDLNTFISATSANGVADGSN, from the coding sequence GTGAACCGGCAAGGTTGTGATGTGCTGAGAGGCTCCGTCCTGTCTGTCAGTGACTTGTCAGTGGTTTATGGCGACGTTGTTGCTATGAGGGATGCAACATTTGAGGTTGCTTCAGGGGTTGTTTGTGGCATCATAGGGATGAACGGCTCGGGTAAGTCGAGCCTATTCAACTCGATTGTTGGCAACGTAAGGCCAGCACGTGGTAGCATCTCGATATTTGGTCTTTCCCCCGTTGCCGCAATGAAACGGGGGATGGTAGCTTATGCCCCACAACGCGAATCAATTGACTGGAACTTTCCGATAAGTGTGCGTGAGGTGGTTATGATGGGGCGATATGGTTTTATGTCATTGTCCCGAAGGGCGAGTCAAACTGATCGCGATAAGGTCACACAGGCCCTCGAAATGACTGAACTTGTGGAGCTTGCAGATAGGCAAATTGGGCAACTCTCTGGAGGGCAGAAGAAAAGGGCATTTGTCGCGAGGGCAATAGCACAGGGCGCCAAGCTGCTTCTCCTTGACGAGCCATTTGCCGGAGTTGATAAAAAGAGCGAGGGAATGATTGTGCAGCTTATTCGCCAGCTCTGTGAGAAGGGGTGCTGTGTTCTTGTTTCAACCCATGATCTAAACACTCTTCACGGGCTGTGCAATGAGGCGATTCTTGTTAAAAACCGTATCTTGATGCACAACACGTGTGAGGTTGTTTTGCGTCCGAATAATCTCGCCATGGCGTTTGGACTAGATCCGGGTTATGGAACAAGTAAGAATAACAACGATTTAAATACGTTTATATCCGCAACGAGCGCAAATGGAGTCGCGGATGGTAGCAACTGA